A portion of the Panthera tigris isolate Pti1 chromosome E1, P.tigris_Pti1_mat1.1, whole genome shotgun sequence genome contains these proteins:
- the ERBB2 gene encoding receptor tyrosine-protein kinase erbB-2 codes for MELAAWCRWGLLLALLPSGATGTQVCTGTDMKLRLPASPETHLDMLRHLYQGCQVVQGNLELTYLHANASLSFLQDIQEVQGYVLIAHNQVRQVPLQRLRIVRGTQLFEDNYALAVLDNGDPLDSGTPATGAALGGLRELQLRSLTEILKGGVLIQRNPQLCHQDTILWKDIFHKNNQLALMLIDTNRSRACQPCSPACKDSHCWGASSGDCQSLTRTVCAGGCARCKGPQPTDCCHEQCAAGCTGPKHSDCLACLHFNHSGICELHCPALVTYNTDTFESMPNPEGRYTFGASCVTACPYNYLSTDVGSCTLVCPLNNQEVTAEDGTQRCEKCSKPCARVCYGLGMEHLREARAVTSANIQEFVGCKKIFGSLAFLPESFEGDPASNTAPLQPEQLRVFEALEEITGYLYISAWPDSLPNLSVFQNLRVIRGRVLHDGAYSLTLQGLGISWLGLRSLRELGSGLALIHRNSRLCFVHTVPWDQLFRNPHQALLHSANRPEDECAGEGLACYPLCAHGHCWGPGPTQCVNCSQFLRGQECVEECRVLQGLPREYVKDRFCLPCHPECQPQNGSVTCLGSEADQCVACAHYKDPPFCVARCPSGVKPDLSFMPIWKFADEEGTCQPCPINCTHSCADLDEKGCPAEQRASPVTSIIAAVVGILLVVVVGLVLGILIKRRRQKIRKYTMRRLLQETELVEPLTPSGAMPNQAQMRILKETELRKVKVLGSGAFGTVYKGIWIPDGENVKIPVAIKVLRENTSPKANKEILDEAYVMAGVGSPYVSRLLGICLTSTVQLVTQLMPYGCLLDHVREHRGRLGSQDLLNWCVQIAKGMSYLEDVRLVHRDLAARNVLVKSPNHVKITDFGLARLLDIDETEYHADGGKVPIKWMALESILRRRFTHQSDVWSYGVTVWELMTFGAKPYDGIPAREIPDLLEKGERLPQPPICTIDVYMIMVKCWMIDSECRPRFRELVAEFSRMARDPQRFVVIQNEDLGPASPLDSTFYRSLLEDEDMGDLVDAEEYLVPQQGFFCPDPAPGAGGTAHHRHRSSSTRSGGGELTLGLEPSEEEPPKSPLAPSEGAGSDVFDGDLGMGAAKGLQSLSPQDPSPLQRYSEDPTVPLPPETDGYVAPLTCSPQPEYVNQPEVWPKPPSPLEGPLPPSRPAGATLERPKTLSPKTLSPGKNGVVKDVFAFGGAVENPEYLAPRGRAAPQPHPPPAFSPAFDNLYYWDQDTSERGSPPSTFEGTPTAENPEYLGLDVPV; via the exons ATGGAGCTGGCGGCCTGGTGCCGCTGGGGGCTCCTCCTCGCCCTCCTGCCCTCCGGAGCCACGGGCACCCAAG tgTGCACCGGCACAGACATGAAGCTGCGGCTCCCAGCCAGTCCCGAGACCCACCTGGACATGCTCCGCCACCTCTACCAGGGCTGTCAAGTGGTACAGGGTAACCTGGAGCTCACCTACCTGCATGCCAATGCCAGCCTCTCCTTCCTGCAG GATATTCAGGAGGTGCAAGGCTATGTGCTCATTGCCCACAACCAAGTGAGACAGGTCCCACTGCAGAGGCTACGAATCGTGCGAGGCACCCAGCTCTTTGAGGACAACTACGCCCTGGCCGTGCTGGACAACGGAGACCCACTGGACAGTGGCACCCCTGCTACAGGGGCTGCCCTAGGAGGGCTGCGGGAGCTGCAGCTCCGAAGCCTCACAG AGATCCTGAAGGGAGGGGTCCTCATTCAGCGGAACCCGCAGCTCTGCCACCAGGACACGATTCTGTGGAAGGACATCTTCCACAAGAACAACCAGCTGGCCCTCATGCTGATAGACACCAACCGCTCTCGGGCCT GCCAACCCTGTTCTCCAGCTTGTAAAGACTCCCACTGCTGGGGAGCAAGTTCCGGGGACTGTCAGAGCT TGACTCGAACTGTCTGTGCTGGTGGCTGTGCCCGCTGCAAGGGCCCGCAGCCCACCGACTGCTGCCACGAGCAGTGTGCTGCTGGCTGCACGGGCCCCAAGCATTCTGACTGCCTG GCCTGCCTCCACTTCAACCACAGTGGCATCTGTGAGCTGCACTGCCCAGCCCTGGTCACCTACAACACGGACACCTTCGAATCCATGCCCAACCCTGAGGGCCGTTATACCTTCGGTGCCAGCTGTGTGACTGCCTGTCCCT ACAACTACCTGTCTACGGACGTGGGATCCTGCACCCTGGTCTGTCCCCTGAACAACCAAGAGGTGACAGCTGAGGATGGAACACAGCGGTGTGAGAAATGCAGCAAGCCCTGTGCCCGAG tgTGCTACGGCCTAGGCATGGAGCACCTGCGGGAGGCGAGGGCAGTCACCAGTGCCAACATCCAAGAATTTGTCGGCTGCAAGAAGATCTTTGGGAGCCTGGCGTTTCTGCCAGAGAGCTTTGAGGG GGACCCAGCCTCCAACACTGCCCCCCTGCAGCCTGAGCAGCTCAGAGTGTTTGAGGCTCTGGAGGAGATTACAG GTTACCTGTACATCTCAGCGTGGCCAGACAGCTTGCCTAACCTCAGTGTCTTCCAGAACCTCAGAGTGATCCGGGGCCGAGTTCTGCATGA CGGTGCTTACTCGCTGACCCTTCAAGGGCTGGGCATCAGCTGGCTGGGGCTGCGTTCGCTGCGGGAGCTGGGCAGTGGGCTGGCCCTCATCCACCGCAACTCTCGCCTCTGCTTCGTACACACGGTGCCCTGGGACCAGCTCTTCCGGAACCCCCACCAGGCCCTGCTCCACAGCGCCAACCGGCCAGAGGACGAGTGCG CGGGTGAGGGCCTGGCCTGCTACCCGCTGTGTGCCCACGGGCACTGCTGGGGTCCGGGACCCACCCAGTGTGTCAACTGCAGCCAGTTCCTTCGAGGCCAGGAGTGTGTGGAGGAATGCCGAGTGCTGCAGGG GCTTCCCCGGGAGTATGTGAAGGATAGGTTCTGTCTGCCATGCCACCCAGAGTGTCAGCCCCAGAATGGCTCAGTGACCTGCTTGGGCTCG gAAGCTGACCAGTGTGTGGCCTGTGCCCACTACAAGGACCCTCCTTTCTGTGTGGCTCGCTGCCCCAGTGGGGTGAAACCTGACCTCTCCTTCATGCCCATCTGGaaatttgcagatgaggagggCACGTGCCAGCCATGCCCCATCAACTGCACCCACTC CTGTGCGGACCTGGACGAGAAGGGCTGCCCCGCCGAGCAGAGAGCCAG ccctgtgACGTCCATCATTGCTGCTGTGGTGGGCATTCTGCTGGTCGTGGTTGTGGGGCTGGTCCTTGGCATCCTAATCAAGCGAAGGCGGCAGAAGATCCGGAAGTACACGATGCGGAGGCTGCTGCAGGAGACGGAG CTGGTGGAGCCCCTGACGCCTAGTGGAGCCATGCCCAACCAGGCTCAGATGCGAATCCTGAAAGAAACAGAGCTGAGGAAGGTGAAGGTGCTTGGATCCGGAGCTTTTGGCACTGTCTACAAG ggCATCTGGATCCCTGATGGGGAAAATGTGAAAATCCCAGTGGCCATCAAAGTGTTGAGGGAAAATACATCTCCCAAAGCCAACAAAGAAATCTTGGAC GAAGCGTATGTGATGGCTGGCGTGGGCTCCCCATATGTGTCTCGCCTTCTGGGCATCTGTCTGACATCCACCGTGCAGTTGGTGACACAGCTTATGCCTTATGGCTGCCTCTTAGACCATGTCCGAGAACACCGTGGGCGCCTAGGCTCCCAGGACCTGCTGAACTGGTGTGTGCAGATTGCCAAG GGGATGAGCTACTTGGAGGATGTTCGGCTCGTGCACAGGGACCTGGCTGCCCGGAACGTGCTGGTCAAGAGTCCCAACCACGTCAAGATTACAGATTTTGGGCTGGCTCGGCTGCTGGACATTGACGAGACAGAGTACCATGCCGATGGGGGCAAG GTGCCCATCAAGTGGATGGCGCTGGAGTCCATTCTCCGCCGGCGGTTCACCCATCAGAGTGACGTGTGGAGCTACG GTGTGACTGTATGGGAACTGATGACTTTTGGGGCCAAACCTTATGATGGGATCCCAGCCCGGGAGATTCCTGACCTGCTGGAGAAGGGGGAACGGCTGCCCCAGCCCCCCATCTGCACCATTGATGTCTACATGATCATGGTCAAAT gtTGGATGATAGACTCTGAATGTCGGCCACGTTTCCGGGAGTTGGTGGCTGAATTCTCCCGGATGGCCAGGGACCCCCAGCGCTTTGTGGTCATCCAG AATGAGGACTTGGGCCCAGCCAGTCCCTTGGACAGCACTTTCTACCGTTCACTGCTGGAGGATGAGGACATGGGAGACCTGGTGGACGCTGAGGAGTACCTGGTACCCCAGCAGGGTTTCTTCTGCCCAGACCCTGCCCCAGGCGCCGGGGGCACAGCCCACCACAGACACCGCAGCTCATCCACCAGG AGTGGCGGTGGTGAGCTGACACTGGGGCTGGAGCCCTCCGAGGAAGAGCCTCCCAAGTCTCCACTGGCACCCTCAGAAGGGGCTGGCTCTGATGTGTTTGATGGCGACCTGGGAATGGGGGCAGCCAAGGGGCTGCAGAGCCTTTCCCCACAGGACCCCAGCCCTCTACAGCGGTACAGTGAGGATCCTACCGTACCCCTACCCCCTGAGACTGATGGCTACGTTGCCCCCCTGACCTGCAGTCCCCAGCCTG AATACGTGAACCAGCCAGAGGTTTGGCCAAAGCCCCCATCGCCCTTAGAAggccctctgcctccttctcgaCCTGCCGGTGCCACTCTGGAAAGGCCCAAGACTCTGTCCCCCAAGACTCTTTCCCCCGGCAAGAATGGGGTTGTCAAAGACGTTTTTGCCTTTGGGGGTGCTGTGGAGAACCCCGAGTACTTGGCACCCCGGGGCAGGGCTGCCCCTcagccccaccctcctccagccTTCAGCCCAGCCTTTGACAACCTCTATTACTGGGACCAGGACACATCTGAGCGGGGCTCTCCACCCAGCACCTTTGAAGGGACCCCTACAGCAGAGAACCCCGAATACCTGGGCCTGGATGTGCCAGTGTGA
- the MIEN1 gene encoding migration and invasion enhancer 1: protein MSGEPGPTCEAPPPGEIEPGSGVRIVVEYCEPCGFEATYLELASAVKEQYPGIEIESRLGGTGAFEIEINGQLVFSKLENGGFPYEKDLIEAIRRASNGEPLEKITNSRPPCVIL from the exons ATGAGCGGGGAGCCGGGGCCGACGTGTGAAGCGCCCCCTCCCGGGGAGATTGAACCGGGTAGTGGGGTCCGCATCGTAGTGGAGTACTG TGAACCCTGCGGATTTGAAGCGACCTACCTGGAGCTGGCGAGTGCCGTGAAGGAGCAGTATCCTGGCATTGAAATCGAGTCGCGCCTTGGAGGCACAG GGGCCTTTGAGATTGAAATCAATGGACAGCTGGTGTTCTCCAAGCTGGAGAATGGGGGCTTTCCTTATGAAAAAGAT CTTATTGAGGCCATCCGAAGAGCCAGTAACGGAGAACCCCTAGAAAAGATCACCAACAGCCGTCCTCCCTGTGTCATCCTGTAA